One genomic window of Magnetococcales bacterium includes the following:
- the htpX gene encoding protease HtpX, with translation MKRIFLFLATNLAVLLVLGTVLNILSSFLGISQGTTSSLLMFAALFGMGGAFLSLALSKSMAKWSTGAEIIEQPCNRAEAWLLETVSRQAREAGIGMPDVAIYNAPEMNAFATGMYRNHALVAVSSGLLQQMDRSEVEAVLAHEVSHVANGDMVTLTLIQGVLNTFVIVIARLVGGVLDNLISRNEEESSGQGILYHLSVFILEIVFGLLASIVVMWFSRYREFRADAGGARLAGRKKMISALERLGQAHGESSLPQEVAAFGISGAGGWANLFMSHPPLEERIAALKA, from the coding sequence ATGAAAAGAATTTTTCTGTTCCTCGCCACCAACCTGGCGGTTCTTCTGGTGCTTGGAACCGTGTTGAACATCCTCTCCAGCTTTTTGGGCATCTCCCAGGGAACCACAAGCTCCCTGTTGATGTTTGCGGCGTTGTTCGGCATGGGCGGAGCCTTCCTATCCCTGGCTCTTTCCAAATCCATGGCCAAATGGAGCACGGGAGCGGAAATCATTGAACAGCCCTGTAACAGGGCTGAAGCTTGGCTGCTTGAAACGGTCTCCAGACAGGCCCGGGAAGCGGGAATCGGCATGCCGGACGTTGCTATCTACAATGCGCCGGAGATGAATGCGTTCGCCACGGGCATGTACCGCAACCATGCCTTGGTGGCGGTCAGCTCTGGACTTCTCCAGCAAATGGACCGTTCCGAAGTCGAGGCGGTTCTGGCCCATGAGGTCAGCCATGTGGCCAACGGCGACATGGTGACGCTTACCCTGATTCAGGGGGTCCTGAATACCTTCGTGATCGTCATCGCCCGGTTGGTGGGCGGAGTGCTCGACAACCTGATTTCCCGCAATGAAGAGGAAAGCTCAGGCCAAGGCATCCTCTATCACCTGAGCGTCTTCATCCTCGAGATCGTCTTCGGGCTGCTCGCCAGTATTGTGGTCATGTGGTTTTCCAGATATCGGGAATTTCGGGCCGATGCGGGCGGCGCCAGACTAGCTGGTCGCAAGAAAATGATCTCGGCCCTGGAGCGGCTCGGCCAGGCGCATGGCGAATCTTCCCTCCCCCAGGAGGTGGCCGCATTCGGCATCTCCGGAGCCGGAGGATGGGCCAACCTTTTCATGAGCCATCCTCCACTGGAGGAACGGATTGCGGCACTCAAGGCATAA
- a CDS encoding cyclic nucleotide-binding domain-containing protein, which produces MGAVAESGRRLGRKYLPGEIIFQEGDQADGLYIIQDGGVELRFPGQQASDSQGIILGKGQMFGEAALFGQSRARCATARVLADSSILKVDDKTFMTHLHQDPSLAFHVLRNMADKIQVLGGTPAAALALAVDHPLLTSAKHMGMNAQPAKVWVDGVVKQSRTPAGFRILMIEDDPDYQALAQAWLPIDSWEENSDSPEPFFSLRQTDSLAKALDILTHEEFDLILLDLNLPDSAGLESITRVLGKAANVPIVVFSGTDDENQIITAAQQGAEDYLIKGQVSKTQFIRSIRSALARHRLSGDGMGSHDRKSVGNQPGGKGASQLSKLPWLRNPFKRKGGLH; this is translated from the coding sequence ATGGGCGCAGTCGCTGAATCAGGCCGCAGGCTTGGCCGCAAATATCTTCCCGGGGAGATCATCTTTCAAGAAGGGGATCAGGCGGATGGGTTGTATATCATCCAGGATGGTGGTGTGGAACTGCGTTTTCCCGGGCAACAGGCTTCTGATAGCCAGGGCATCATACTTGGAAAAGGCCAGATGTTCGGAGAGGCGGCATTGTTTGGTCAATCACGGGCTCGATGTGCGACGGCCCGGGTTCTGGCGGACTCCTCCATTCTCAAGGTGGATGACAAGACCTTCATGACCCACCTTCATCAGGATCCCTCACTGGCTTTCCATGTTTTGAGGAACATGGCCGATAAGATCCAGGTTCTGGGCGGGACGCCGGCTGCGGCTTTGGCCTTGGCTGTAGATCATCCACTCCTCACCTCCGCAAAGCATATGGGCATGAATGCGCAACCGGCCAAAGTGTGGGTGGACGGGGTTGTGAAACAGAGCAGGACGCCCGCCGGCTTTCGGATTCTAATGATCGAGGATGACCCGGACTACCAGGCTCTTGCGCAAGCGTGGCTGCCCATAGACTCCTGGGAAGAAAATTCCGACTCGCCGGAGCCATTTTTTTCACTCAGGCAGACCGACTCCTTGGCAAAGGCCCTGGATATTCTCACCCATGAGGAGTTTGACCTGATTCTGCTGGATCTGAATCTACCGGATAGCGCAGGCCTTGAATCCATCACCCGCGTACTCGGAAAAGCGGCCAATGTTCCCATCGTGGTATTCTCTGGAACGGATGATGAGAACCAGATCATCACGGCGGCTCAGCAAGGGGCAGAGGATTATCTGATCAAGGGGCAGGTGTCCAAAACGCAATTCATCCGATCCATCCGTAGCGCGCTGGCACGCCATCGGCTTTCAGGAGACGGTATGGGAAGCCATGACCGAAAGTCCGTCGGGAACCAGCCGGGAGGGAAAGGCGCTTCACAGCTGTCTAAGCTTCCCTGGCTGCGTAATCCGTTCAAAAGAAAAGGCGGATTGCATTGA